Sequence from the Seonamhaeicola sp. ML3 genome:
TAATACCGGCTATTAAACCTGAAAAAAGTGGTGCGCCACTTGCCAAAGCAATACCCAAACAAAGTGGTAGAGCTACAAAAAATACGACAATACTTGCCGGTAAATCATTTCTTAACGTCTTAAACATAAAATAAAAATTAGTGCCCTTAGGGCGTTGAATATTAATTAGAGGAGCTTTTAAACTCAAAAAAAGATATTAGAATAAGGCGATGTATTCTGGAGGTGGCGAAACGAGATTTAAATGCGGTTTCGAATATTTTTTATGAATGTACCCTAGTTCGTCCGTAGGGTTTACAGCAGCTATATAAATAGAAGCAAAATGAGGATTGAAAACAATCTTTTCTACATCTTTATTTTTTTCATTACCCTTTTCTTCTTCTTCGGCTGAGGTATAGAAAATAGAAATATCGACAGAATCATCAACCAATACAATGATTGTTGGCCCTGCTATAAAAGCCAAAAAAACGATTGAAAATAAAACTGAAATAAATTGTCTTGACACTTAATTTTGATGCTTATCAAAACAAATATATGTTTTTAATTGATATGTAAGCGTTAAAATTCTTTCAGCAGTTTGATGTCATCAGAAATTATCCAACCTGTTTTACCATCAGATAGTTTGATTTTTTTCCAATCATCATAGGCATCAATAACCTGAACTTTAGTGCCTTCATGCAATCGAAAAGCTTCATCACTTCTAAGGTTAGGATTACTCATAACCTTAGATTCTTGTACAAAAACAATTGCAGGATTGTCTTTTTTGTCTAAATTATATTTATGAAAAGCAAAGGCTAAGGCGACACATACAAGAAAAAGCGACACTAGGCTACTTACAAAGGTAAAACGCTTCACTAAGGTTGAATACGCAAAGTAGTATACTAAAAACAAGATTACAAAACAAAACACTAAGGCTACTGTGAGCTTAGCCCAACTGTCAAACGAAAGGGTGTTGGTAGTGTTCTTAACAATTTTGGAAAGCCCAACTTCTGGTATTACATCAATAGCATCTATAGTCATATTTTTAGCAAATGCTATGTTGTTCTCAATATCTGTATCGTCTGGATTTAACAATATCGCCTTTTCGTAATAATAAATACTTGGGGCAATATGATTTAACTTATAATGGGCGTTCGCCAGATTATAATACAGTCCAGCAGAGTGGTTGCCCGTTTCTAAAATAGCGGTATATTTATCAATAGCTTCAGCATATTTACCTTCATTGTACAAGGTGTTGCCTTCCTCAAATAAATTTTGATTTTGAGCAAAAAGCATCGTACTAAACAAAAACGAAACTATGTAAATAAACTTCTTCATTTATCGTGCTTGTTTGTCTATTAATGAAATGGTTTTTGCCGCTTTATCATAGTCCTCTTGCATGGTTACATTATCAATAGGTGTGTATCTGGCTAATTCACAACTTTCAATGATAGCTACAAAATCATTTATAACAACTTCTTCAACTTGTTTTCCTTTGAGCAAATCTATAATTTTACCCTTACTCATATCGCTGGTTTCAATATGCAGTTTTGCCTTTAGATAATTGTGTAATGCTTTTTCTAAGGCGATATAAAAGTCCACTTTATTTCCTGAAGATTTCTTGGCGTTGCTCAAATATTTTCTAGCTAATTTATCTGCCTTTCTAATGCGGTTTCCATAAACATCGGCATCTCTATTTGCTTTTTTCTTTCTCACAAAAACCGCTAAAGGAATTACTAAAAACGGTGCTAATAATAATCCCCAAAATAATTTTGTTTTGAAGAAATACGATGTATTGGTCGAAGTGAAATTTGTCTTTGTTTTAATAAAAGAAAATTGGTCGCTATTAAGTACTACGGCTTGTTTGTTTGTAGTAAGTGCAGTGTTGTTTGAATTCGAGGTGCTGGAAGACGACGGGCCATTTAACACGTTAATTACAATTTCATCAGAGGATAATCTCTTATAGCTTTCTGTTTTTAAATCGAAGTATGAAAATGAAATGCTAGGAATAGGATATTTTCCTTTGTACTGAGGCACCACGGTATAACTATCTGAAATAGTCCCTTGCATACCTCCTAAATTCGTCTTTACACGTTCTGTATGTTCTGGCTCATAAACTTCTAAAGAACTAGGTAATGATACTTTAGGAAGTTTAAAAAGTTTTAAATTTCCTTTACCATTAACACTTACTTTAACCTGAAGTGATTCTGTGGCATCTAATTCTTTTTTTGAGGCTACAACGTCTAAATCGAACACACCTACAGCTCCTGTAAAATCAATAGGTTTTCCTGCTTCTGGCAATGCTTTTACGTTTATTGTTTTGCTGCCTGCAGATATTGTTCTGTTAACACCAGTCATAATACGACTCCCAAAAATATCACGCCTGTTTGTTGGCACTCTTAAAGACACATCTAGTGTTAACGGTTCTATTTTAAGTTTTCCTGTTTTTTGTGGATACAAGACTGTTTTCCTTAGAATTAAAAGTCGGTAATCCTCACCTTTATAAGTAACGTTTTCCACTTTTTGACCTTGAACATCTATATTTTGACTCCAGAAATCGTTATATCTTGGGCTATCTAGTTCGTTATAATTTGTAACACCAATTTTTGGAGATATGTATAGTTTGTAAACCAGGGTGAGTGCCTCGTTTAAATACGGATTGGTTTTAGACACTTCAGCAACCAAATGAATACTCTCAGAAGCAACATAGTTTGGATCGTTAGGGTCTTTTGGGATTTCAACTGCTGCAGTTACTTCAACCTTAACCGGAGTTGTTTTATAAATCTCACCTTTAATCTCTATGGTAGCTTGAGAAATTGTGAATGTCCCTCTTTTTTTTGGCGCCAAAAAGTAGGTATACGTTTTCTTGTAGGTTCTTACACCATTTATCCAAGAATTACTAACCGATTGATTTGGGCCACCCACAACGGTAAAATTTTTAAAATCTGGAGATGTAAAATTATCGCCATCCTCGTTCATTTCAAAAACTACCCTTAAACGTTCATTAACTCCGAGTTTATTCTTACTCACTTTGGCTTCGAACTTTACTTGAGCCAAAGCAAAACCGGAAACTAACAACAGTACAATTAACGATATGTGTTTTCTAAACTTCATAACTATGAGTTACGATTTACAGAGTTACGATTTACGAGACTTTATAATCTACAATCGTAATTCATTATTCGTAATTCGTTTTACCAATCTTTATCAGTTTTTACTTTAATACCTTTTTGCTTTTCGGCATTCATTTTTTCTTGAACCTTTTGTTCTTGGTTATTCATAGCCTCTAACAAATTCTTGATTTGTTGAGGAGACATTTTTCCCTGTTGTGGTTTTGGAGGGCTTTTTTCTTTACCATCTTTTTGGTCTTCTGGCTTACCCTTATCGTCTTTCTCGTCATTAGGCTTGCCATCTTTATCTTCATCTTTATCACCTTCCTTGTCTTTCTCTTCGCCTTTGTCTTCGTTTTCCTTATCGTTTTTATTATCGCCTTCCTTATCGTCGTTCTCCTTGTTTTTGTCGTCCTTGTCTTCTTGGTTTTCGTTGTCCTTCTCCTGTTCGTTATTTTTATCGTCTTGGTTCTGATCTTTATTTTCCTGCTCGTCTTTTGCACAGTCTTTTGCAAGAGCTAGGTTATACCGTGTTTCATCATCGGTTGGATCATTTCTTAGTGCACTTTTGAACGCCTCTACGGCTTCGCGACACTTTTTATTCTGCATTAAAATATTACCTATATTGTGGAATGCTTTATGTTTTTCGGCTTTTGTTTTTGCATTGGTAGCCGCTTTTTGATGCCTATATAATGCTTCTTCAAAATTACCTTCTTGGTAATAGGCATTTCCTAAATTATACTGCGCTTCAACAGAATTGTTGTTTTCAGAAAGGGCTTTTCTATAGGCCATTTCACTAGAAATAAAATCGTCTTCTATCAATTTATTTCCTTGATAAACATAATTATTAGCCTTCTTTAAAGCCAATAGTTGTTCTTTATCTTTTTTGTCTTGCGCAAAAGAGACCGATACACATAAGGTTAATAATAGGAGTAATAAACGTTTCATTTTCTTTCTACATTCTAATATATAAAACCCTGTTTTTTTAGTTCGTTAAAGAACTTATAAATTCTCATTAAATAAATTCAGCTTTTTTAACCAGGCTGTTTTACGTTCCAACAAAAATATATCTAACAACAAAAAGAATATCCCAAAGCCCAAAAACCATTGAAACTGATCTTTAAAGTCGGCAAATTGTTTGGCCTCGAATTCGGTTTTATTCATTTTGCTAAGAATATCCTTGATTTCCTCTACTACATCTTTGGTACTCTTACCATTAATGTAAGCGCCATTAGCTTCTTCTGCAATGGCTTTTAGGGTTTCTTCATCTAAGCGGGTAATTACGGTTTCACCTTCCTGATCTTTTTTGTAATTTAAAACAACACCGTTTCGCTTTATTGGAATTGGTCCACCTTTAACATCGCCAACACCAATAGTGAATATTCTAACCCCCTCTTCACTGGCCTGTTCTGCGACTAAAGCAGCTTCTTCACTGTGGTCTTCGCCATCTGAGATTATAATAAGCACCCTATTGGTTTGCTCATCATCATTGAAATACGTCGTTGCTAACTTTATGGCTTCGCTGATTGCAGTGCCTTGAGAAGACAACATGTTTGTATTCATACCCTGTAAAAACATTTTTGCCGATGCATAATCGGTTGTTATGGGTAACTGCGGAAAAGCTCTTCCCGCATAGGCGATTATGCCTATGCGATCACTTGCCAAATTATTGATGATTTGTGTAACAAGCTGTTTAGACTTCTCAATACGGTTTGGCGCAATATCTTCAGCAAGCATACTTTTAGAAACATCTACTGCGAAAACAATATCTACGCCTTCTCGTTTTACGGTTTCTAATTTGGTTCCATTTTTAGGGTTTACCAGTGCAATTACCAAACAAGTAAATGCGAGGCACAATAATATCATTTTAAAAACCGATTTGAACAATGACTTATCAGGGCTTAATCTGTTCATCATTTTTTTGTCGGCAAATTTATTTTGCGCATTTCGCTTCCAGAGTTGAAGTAATAGAAATAGAATTACAATAACCGGTACGATTAGCAATCCCCAAAACCATATTTTTTCTTCTAATAAATCAAACATAATGCTCTATACAAAACTTCTAAAAACCGTAGATTTTAGTACTAATTCCAGTAATAAAAGTATTCCAGCTAAAAGCACGAGTGCTCTGTACTTTTCTTCGTAATTGTAAAATTTGAATTCCTCTACTTCTGTTTTTTCTAATTTGTTTATCTCTTCGTAAATCTCGGCTAATTTCTTGTTGTTGGTTGCTCTAAAATACTTACCACCTGTGGCCTTCGCTATTTCCTTTAACAGCTCTTCATCAATTTCAACTTGAATACGTCCGTATTGAAAGTTACCATTAGGTAATATACCTACTGGCGATAGTGCCATACCATTGGTTCCAAGACCTATAGTATAGGTTTTAATACCATATTCTACAGCAAGTTCACTGGCTGTTAGTGGATCAATAAAACCTGCATTGTTTACACCATCGGTTAACAGGATAATTACCTTGCTTTTTGCCTTGCTGTCTTTAAGCCGGTTTACAGAAGTCGCTAAACCCATTCCTATGGCTGTGCCTCCTTCTATAATGTTGTTATACCTAATACTTTTTAATGATCTTAGAACAATAGATTTATCGCTTGTTATTGGTGTTTTTGTATAACTCTCGCCTGCATATTCCACCAAACCAATTCTATCGTTAGGCCTCCCTTTAATAAATTCTGCTGCCACTTTTTTTAGGGCTTCTAATCTATTTGGTGATAGGTCTTTGGCCAACATACTTGCCGAAACATCTATCGCCATAACAATATCTATACCCCTTGTAGTCTTGGTTTTAGACGATACATCTACCGTTTGTGGCCTTGCCAAAGCGGTGATTAAGAGGGCCAATGCCAATAATCTCAACACAAATAAGAAGTGCCTTAATTTAGGCAACCATGAATTGGTGACTTTAAACCCTTTTAAACTCGATATTTTGAGTTCGGCTGTTTGTTTTCTATGCTTAAATACATACCATACTATGGCAAGTGGGATTACCAACAGCGCCCAAAACCATTGTTTATTTAAAAACTCAATTCCCTCCAACATTAGCTTCTTCTTTTTTAAGTTCAATTGAATTTAAAATGCGGTCTATCATTTGATCGGCATAAACATCATTATCTGGATAAGTAATGATTACCTGCTGCATAACATTTTCTGCAGCAAATTGCAATAACACGTATTTACCTTTTATTTCATTTTGGGTAAGTGGATTTTTAACCTTGAGTGTGCCATAGGTCTTCAACCCCTCAGCTCCATTGGGTGTTTCAAACTTATCCCTTAGCACTACGACATCTTTTGCACCTTGAGCTTCCATTTGTTTTATACTGCCTTCGGAAGCTTGATCTAAGTTTATTTTATTCTCTCCCATGTCTGGAAACCTCGTGGTGTTTACCATAACACTGAACGCGTCCAGCAATGTACCATACATAAACGTCGTCATTTTCACTTTGCCTTTTAGCTGGTCTGGTACTGGAAGCTCAAAACGTTTTAAAACCTTTGGTGTTGCTATGTGCAGTGGTGGAAATCCGTAAGAACTATACACCCATTCATCTTCTAGTAATTCTTTACTATCGTGACCAATAATGGTGTCCTTAACATAGTCGAAACCATATTTAATAGAGAATCCAGCCACGGTTACCATTAATAGAAAAACACTAACAGCAATTGTAATAATTACTTTTTTACGCTTCTTTTTACGTTCTAGTTCATTCCTATAGGCTTCGTCCAGAAGCTTTTCCTCTTCAGAAGGTTCGGGCAGTACTTCTTTAACATGATCAATTTCAGAGCCTATTGTTTTTCTATCTAACTCTGCTAAAGCAATATCAGGAGCAGATTTTGCGAACTTCACCAAATCAGCTCGCTTTAAAATACTTTCAATGTTTTTAATAGTGTCTTTACTAAGGTCGATTTGATTGCCGTCTTTTAACAGTCTAAGTTTAGAAATGAGTTCATCGGTTGTACTTTCCAAAGAGTGATCATAAACCTTTTCATCAAGGTACTTCCTAATGATTAAGGTTAATTCTGAGTAATACGCTTTTATCTCTTCGTATTCCAAATAATGACTTTCATCTAATTTCTGTAAAGCCAATTTAGCTCTATCATAGGGTGGCAAAAGCGCAATTTGTTCATCTTCGGAAAGTGGTTTTTTACGCCAAATAAACCACCATAACACAGCCGCTATAACGGTTAAGATAATTAGAGTAATTAACACATATTTCCACCAGTTTCCTCCTTGTTTCTTTACCTCAATTATTGGTTTAATATCGAACAACCCTTGTTTTGTGGTATCAACTAGAATATTATTCACCTCAACCTTTAAGGAATCTGTTAGGAACACTTTATCTCCTACAACAATTTTTTGCCTCGGAATAGTGTAAGCTCCAGAATCGAATTGTGTTAAACCATATTTTTTAATCAGGTTGTATTTATCCTTCTTTTTTAGGGTATCAATATCATACGATTCAATCATTTCCAGAGGCGCAAATGTTTGTCCCTTTGGAAACACCACTAGATTGGTTGTATCTGTTTCAACTTGGATTTTGTATGTTATCTGCTCACCAATTTTAATGGAAGTTGAATCTATTGATGAAGTGACTTGAGCTGATAAGGCATTAGAAAAAAGGCATAAGGTTATTGTTAGGCTTGCCAACAAACACTTATTCTTAAACATAATTCTATGAAACTTATCCCTTGTCACTTTTAACTTTTAGCTTTTAACTTAAATTATCCTCTTCGTTTAAAATAGCCCAACAGCTTTTTTACATAGCTTTCGTCTACTCTACAATCTATAGTTCCAGCGCCAGACCTTTTAAAACTTTCCTTATAGTAATTCACTTTTTCACTGTAAAACTTACCATAGTTGAGCCTCACTT
This genomic interval carries:
- a CDS encoding tetratricopeptide repeat protein codes for the protein MKKFIYIVSFLFSTMLFAQNQNLFEEGNTLYNEGKYAEAIDKYTAILETGNHSAGLYYNLANAHYKLNHIAPSIYYYEKAILLNPDDTDIENNIAFAKNMTIDAIDVIPEVGLSKIVKNTTNTLSFDSWAKLTVALVFCFVILFLVYYFAYSTLVKRFTFVSSLVSLFLVCVALAFAFHKYNLDKKDNPAIVFVQESKVMSNPNLRSDEAFRLHEGTKVQVIDAYDDWKKIKLSDGKTGWIISDDIKLLKEF
- a CDS encoding BatD family protein, whose amino-acid sequence is MKFRKHISLIVLLLVSGFALAQVKFEAKVSKNKLGVNERLRVVFEMNEDGDNFTSPDFKNFTVVGGPNQSVSNSWINGVRTYKKTYTYFLAPKKRGTFTISQATIEIKGEIYKTTPVKVEVTAAVEIPKDPNDPNYVASESIHLVAEVSKTNPYLNEALTLVYKLYISPKIGVTNYNELDSPRYNDFWSQNIDVQGQKVENVTYKGEDYRLLILRKTVLYPQKTGKLKIEPLTLDVSLRVPTNRRDIFGSRIMTGVNRTISAGSKTINVKALPEAGKPIDFTGAVGVFDLDVVASKKELDATESLQVKVSVNGKGNLKLFKLPKVSLPSSLEVYEPEHTERVKTNLGGMQGTISDSYTVVPQYKGKYPIPSISFSYFDLKTESYKRLSSDEIVINVLNGPSSSSTSNSNNTALTTNKQAVVLNSDQFSFIKTKTNFTSTNTSYFFKTKLFWGLLLAPFLVIPLAVFVRKKKANRDADVYGNRIRKADKLARKYLSNAKKSSGNKVDFYIALEKALHNYLKAKLHIETSDMSKGKIIDLLKGKQVEEVVINDFVAIIESCELARYTPIDNVTMQEDYDKAAKTISLIDKQAR
- a CDS encoding tetratricopeptide repeat protein, coding for MKRLLLLLLTLCVSVSFAQDKKDKEQLLALKKANNYVYQGNKLIEDDFISSEMAYRKALSENNNSVEAQYNLGNAYYQEGNFEEALYRHQKAATNAKTKAEKHKAFHNIGNILMQNKKCREAVEAFKSALRNDPTDDETRYNLALAKDCAKDEQENKDQNQDDKNNEQEKDNENQEDKDDKNKENDDKEGDNKNDKENEDKGEEKDKEGDKDEDKDGKPNDEKDDKGKPEDQKDGKEKSPPKPQQGKMSPQQIKNLLEAMNNQEQKVQEKMNAEKQKGIKVKTDKDW
- a CDS encoding VWA domain-containing protein, giving the protein MFDLLEEKIWFWGLLIVPVIVILFLLLQLWKRNAQNKFADKKMMNRLSPDKSLFKSVFKMILLCLAFTCLVIALVNPKNGTKLETVKREGVDIVFAVDVSKSMLAEDIAPNRIEKSKQLVTQIINNLASDRIGIIAYAGRAFPQLPITTDYASAKMFLQGMNTNMLSSQGTAISEAIKLATTYFNDDEQTNRVLIIISDGEDHSEEAALVAEQASEEGVRIFTIGVGDVKGGPIPIKRNGVVLNYKKDQEGETVITRLDEETLKAIAEEANGAYINGKSTKDVVEEIKDILSKMNKTEFEAKQFADFKDQFQWFLGFGIFFLLLDIFLLERKTAWLKKLNLFNENL
- a CDS encoding VWA domain-containing protein; translation: MLEGIEFLNKQWFWALLVIPLAIVWYVFKHRKQTAELKISSLKGFKVTNSWLPKLRHFLFVLRLLALALLITALARPQTVDVSSKTKTTRGIDIVMAIDVSASMLAKDLSPNRLEALKKVAAEFIKGRPNDRIGLVEYAGESYTKTPITSDKSIVLRSLKSIRYNNIIEGGTAIGMGLATSVNRLKDSKAKSKVIILLTDGVNNAGFIDPLTASELAVEYGIKTYTIGLGTNGMALSPVGILPNGNFQYGRIQVEIDEELLKEIAKATGGKYFRATNNKKLAEIYEEINKLEKTEVEEFKFYNYEEKYRALVLLAGILLLLELVLKSTVFRSFV
- a CDS encoding BatD family protein is translated as MTRDKFHRIMFKNKCLLASLTITLCLFSNALSAQVTSSIDSTSIKIGEQITYKIQVETDTTNLVVFPKGQTFAPLEMIESYDIDTLKKKDKYNLIKKYGLTQFDSGAYTIPRQKIVVGDKVFLTDSLKVEVNNILVDTTKQGLFDIKPIIEVKKQGGNWWKYVLITLIILTVIAAVLWWFIWRKKPLSEDEQIALLPPYDRAKLALQKLDESHYLEYEEIKAYYSELTLIIRKYLDEKVYDHSLESTTDELISKLRLLKDGNQIDLSKDTIKNIESILKRADLVKFAKSAPDIALAELDRKTIGSEIDHVKEVLPEPSEEEKLLDEAYRNELERKKKRKKVIITIAVSVFLLMVTVAGFSIKYGFDYVKDTIIGHDSKELLEDEWVYSSYGFPPLHIATPKVLKRFELPVPDQLKGKVKMTTFMYGTLLDAFSVMVNTTRFPDMGENKINLDQASEGSIKQMEAQGAKDVVVLRDKFETPNGAEGLKTYGTLKVKNPLTQNEIKGKYVLLQFAAENVMQQVIITYPDNDVYADQMIDRILNSIELKKEEANVGGN